Proteins from one Pyrococcus kukulkanii genomic window:
- a CDS encoding valine--tRNA ligase, whose product MLPKKYDPNEIEPKWQKYWLEEKVYKYRLDENRPSYAIDTPPPFTSGTLHLGHVLSHTWIDIIARYKRMRGYNVLFPQGFDNHGLPTELKVEKEFGITKDQPEEFLKKCVEWTWQAIEAMRNQFIRIGYSADWDLEYHTMDDEYKATVQYTLLKFYEKGLLYREEHPVYWCPKCRTSLAKAEVGYVEEEGYLYYIKLPLADGSGYIPIATTRPELMPACVAVFVHPDDERYKHLVGKKVRLPIFEREVPILADEDVDPNFGTGAVYNCTYGDEQDIVWQKRYNLPVIIAINEDGTMNEKAGPYAGLKVEEARKKIAEDLEKMGLLYKKEKIRHRVLRHTERSSCMAPIELLPKKQWFIKVKDFTDEIVKVAKEINWYPEDMFLRLKDWAESMDWDWVISRQRVFGTPFPFWVCKNGHIVPAREEDLPVDPRFDKPPVERCPVCGAELEPVTDVLDCWVDSSITPLIITKWYDAIKGDEEAKKWFKHNFPAALRPQGTDIIRTWAFYTIYRTYKLTGEKPWKDIVINGMVAGPDGRKMSKSYGNVVAPDEVIPKYGADALRLWTALAPPGEDHPFKWETVDYNFRFLQKVWNIYRFAERHIKGFEYEKYKDLELEPLDRWILSRLHRLIKFATEELERYRFNLITRELMTFIWHEVADDYIEMVKYRLYGEDEESKVKAKVALYELLWNLLLLLAPFVPHITEELYHHLFKDKVKVKSVHLLEWPEYSEERIDEEAERVGELARKIVSEMRKYKNSHGLPLNAKLEHVAIYATESYELVKLIERDIKGTMNIERLEVVKGEPQLEERVVEIKPNFKRVGPRYGKLVPKIAEYLRENADDIARELKEKGKVEFEVGGTRVELGREDVVLRKAVFSEGEEVETAVVDDVVILFF is encoded by the coding sequence ATGCTACCGAAGAAGTACGACCCTAACGAGATAGAGCCTAAGTGGCAGAAGTACTGGCTCGAGGAGAAGGTATACAAGTACAGGTTAGACGAGAACAGGCCGAGCTATGCAATAGACACACCCCCACCCTTCACGAGCGGAACCCTGCATTTGGGACATGTACTGAGTCACACCTGGATAGATATAATCGCGAGGTACAAGAGGATGAGGGGCTACAACGTTCTCTTTCCCCAAGGCTTCGACAACCACGGGCTTCCAACCGAGTTAAAGGTTGAGAAGGAGTTCGGGATAACAAAGGATCAGCCCGAGGAGTTCCTGAAGAAGTGCGTTGAGTGGACCTGGCAGGCAATTGAAGCTATGAGGAACCAGTTCATAAGGATAGGCTACTCAGCTGACTGGGATCTTGAGTACCACACCATGGACGACGAGTACAAGGCCACAGTACAATACACTTTGCTCAAGTTCTACGAGAAGGGACTACTTTACAGGGAGGAGCACCCCGTTTACTGGTGCCCCAAGTGCAGGACCTCCCTTGCTAAGGCCGAGGTAGGCTATGTTGAGGAGGAGGGCTACCTATACTACATAAAGCTTCCCTTGGCTGACGGTTCCGGCTACATCCCGATAGCGACCACGAGGCCAGAGCTAATGCCTGCATGTGTTGCAGTATTCGTCCATCCGGACGATGAGAGGTACAAGCACTTAGTGGGGAAGAAGGTTAGGCTACCGATCTTCGAGAGGGAGGTTCCAATTCTAGCGGATGAGGACGTGGATCCGAACTTCGGGACTGGAGCGGTGTACAATTGTACCTATGGTGATGAGCAGGATATAGTCTGGCAAAAGAGGTACAACCTTCCCGTGATAATCGCGATCAACGAGGATGGGACGATGAACGAGAAGGCCGGGCCCTACGCTGGGCTTAAGGTCGAGGAGGCGAGGAAGAAAATAGCAGAAGACCTCGAGAAGATGGGTCTTCTCTACAAGAAGGAGAAGATAAGGCACAGAGTCCTTAGGCACACGGAAAGGAGCTCATGCATGGCCCCGATTGAGCTGTTGCCCAAGAAGCAGTGGTTCATAAAGGTGAAGGACTTTACCGATGAGATCGTGAAGGTAGCGAAGGAGATCAACTGGTACCCCGAGGACATGTTCCTCCGATTAAAGGACTGGGCCGAGAGCATGGACTGGGACTGGGTGATAAGCAGGCAGAGGGTATTCGGGACTCCGTTCCCGTTCTGGGTGTGCAAGAACGGTCATATAGTTCCGGCTAGGGAGGAAGATCTTCCCGTAGACCCCAGGTTCGACAAGCCCCCGGTGGAGAGGTGCCCTGTCTGTGGAGCAGAATTAGAGCCAGTGACAGATGTACTCGACTGCTGGGTTGACTCCAGCATAACCCCGCTGATAATCACCAAGTGGTACGATGCGATTAAGGGGGATGAGGAGGCGAAGAAGTGGTTCAAGCACAACTTCCCAGCAGCGTTAAGGCCCCAGGGAACCGACATAATTAGGACGTGGGCCTTCTACACGATATACAGGACGTACAAGCTTACCGGGGAGAAGCCATGGAAAGATATAGTGATCAACGGAATGGTTGCCGGGCCGGACGGGAGGAAGATGAGCAAGAGCTACGGGAATGTAGTAGCTCCAGACGAGGTTATTCCAAAGTACGGTGCAGATGCTCTAAGGCTGTGGACTGCTTTAGCCCCTCCAGGGGAGGATCATCCGTTCAAGTGGGAGACGGTCGATTACAACTTCAGGTTTTTGCAGAAGGTCTGGAACATCTACCGCTTTGCCGAGAGGCATATCAAGGGCTTCGAGTACGAGAAGTACAAGGATTTGGAGCTTGAACCCCTCGACAGGTGGATACTCTCGAGGCTGCACAGGCTGATAAAGTTCGCCACGGAGGAGCTGGAGAGGTACAGGTTCAACCTGATAACCAGGGAGCTCATGACATTCATATGGCACGAGGTTGCTGACGATTACATAGAGATGGTAAAGTACAGGCTGTACGGGGAGGACGAGGAGAGCAAGGTGAAGGCTAAAGTGGCATTGTACGAGCTGCTGTGGAACCTATTGTTGCTGCTAGCCCCCTTCGTCCCGCATATAACAGAAGAGCTCTACCACCACTTATTCAAGGACAAGGTCAAGGTCAAGAGCGTCCACTTACTGGAGTGGCCAGAGTACAGCGAGGAGAGGATAGACGAGGAGGCTGAGAGGGTTGGAGAGCTGGCTAGGAAGATCGTTAGCGAGATGAGGAAGTACAAGAACTCCCACGGGTTGCCATTGAACGCAAAGCTCGAGCACGTGGCAATCTACGCGACCGAGAGCTACGAGCTCGTTAAGCTGATAGAGAGGGACATAAAGGGAACGATGAACATCGAGAGGCTTGAGGTCGTGAAGGGGGAGCCCCAGCTCGAGGAGAGGGTCGTGGAGATAAAGCCGAACTTCAAGAGGGTGGGGCCGAGGTACGGGAAGCTCGTTCCGAAGATTGCCGAGTACTTGAGGGAGAATGCGGATGATATCGCGAGGGAGCTGAAGGAGAAGGGTAAGGTGGAGTTCGAGGTCGGTGGAACGAGGGTGGAGCTGGGCAGGGAGGATGTAGTGCTTAGAAAGGCTGTGTTCAGCGAGGGAGAGGAGGTTGAGACGGCCGTCGTGGATGATGTTGTCATTCTGTTCTTCTAA
- a CDS encoding AAA family ATPase, which translates to MYFDLRPKTKREDLFDRKRELEEFITALESKRPLTVITGIRRLGKTSLLLVGLNEANAPYILVDMRGVNPSSEFDLYKRIEAGLNRLIRERKDIKTKIKEILSHISGIQILGSGIYLSWGERGVDLLELFETLERLDVVIAFDEVQYAKGPIGRKLTGLIAHLYDYTELRIVVTGSEVGLLYDFLGIEDPNAPLFGRYFEEITLSRFSEEQSREFLRIGFEQCNVNVADETIGEAVRALDGIVGWLVLFGMSALKNPERALEATLKKATLLAKSEFEEFLRRHEFARKRYIAVMRAVALGNKRWSEIKEFLERREKKSISDSVVHRLLTNLVKSSFLEKVRGEYRIADPILEMVFKQGF; encoded by the coding sequence TTGTACTTCGATCTAAGACCAAAAACAAAGAGAGAGGATTTATTCGACAGGAAAAGGGAGCTTGAAGAGTTCATAACTGCCTTAGAGTCTAAAAGGCCCTTAACGGTTATAACGGGGATAAGAAGGTTAGGGAAAACTTCGCTTTTGCTCGTGGGTCTTAACGAAGCCAATGCCCCCTACATTCTCGTGGACATGAGGGGCGTCAACCCGAGCTCGGAGTTTGACCTCTACAAGAGGATAGAGGCGGGCCTTAACAGGTTAATTAGGGAGAGAAAGGACATAAAAACTAAGATTAAAGAGATACTTTCCCACATATCTGGAATCCAAATTCTTGGTTCTGGAATATACCTCTCTTGGGGGGAGAGGGGAGTAGATCTCCTAGAACTATTTGAAACCCTCGAGAGGCTCGACGTTGTAATCGCGTTCGATGAGGTGCAGTACGCTAAGGGCCCAATCGGGAGAAAGTTAACCGGTCTAATAGCCCACCTCTACGATTACACCGAGCTTAGGATAGTTGTCACGGGAAGCGAGGTCGGCCTCCTCTACGACTTCCTGGGCATTGAAGATCCAAACGCCCCCCTATTCGGGAGGTACTTTGAGGAAATCACCCTCTCAAGGTTCAGCGAAGAGCAGAGCAGGGAGTTCCTCAGGATAGGATTCGAGCAGTGCAACGTTAACGTTGCCGATGAAACGATAGGAGAGGCAGTTAGGGCATTGGATGGAATAGTCGGATGGCTCGTCCTCTTCGGAATGTCAGCTTTGAAGAACCCGGAGAGGGCCCTTGAGGCCACGCTAAAGAAGGCCACACTCTTGGCCAAGAGTGAATTTGAGGAGTTCCTGAGGAGGCATGAATTTGCAAGGAAAAGGTACATCGCGGTTATGAGGGCCGTAGCTTTAGGGAATAAAAGGTGGAGCGAGATAAAGGAGTTCCTTGAGAGGAGGGAGAAGAAGTCCATATCTGACAGCGTGGTGCACAGGCTATTGACGAACCTAGTCAAGTCATCATTCCTCGAGAAGGTTAGGGGAGAGTACAGGATCGCTGATCCAATCCTTGAAATGGTCTTTAAGCAAGGTTTTTAA
- a CDS encoding type II toxin-antitoxin system VapC family toxin: protein MAKQVKPEMIYMDTGALIAFFNTKDENHAKAVAFFKESVTKGIRFVVGRPVLMEFLNGTSKRVGKRTALELKNIILSSGFIIIENETEEDWNKAWKIFEKFEDHDGMDLVDCLSFAIMERLRIITAFTFDHDFEIYGFYRVP from the coding sequence ATGGCGAAGCAAGTAAAGCCAGAGATGATTTATATGGACACAGGAGCCCTAATAGCATTTTTTAATACAAAGGATGAAAATCACGCTAAGGCCGTTGCATTCTTTAAGGAGAGCGTCACTAAGGGAATAAGATTCGTTGTAGGTCGTCCAGTTCTAATGGAGTTTCTTAACGGCACCTCTAAGCGAGTAGGGAAGAGGACTGCACTTGAATTAAAAAATATTATACTCTCAAGTGGGTTCATAATAATTGAAAATGAAACAGAGGAAGATTGGAATAAGGCTTGGAAAATCTTTGAAAAATTTGAAGACCATGATGGTATGGATCTAGTTGATTGTCTCAGCTTTGCGATAATGGAGCGTCTCAGGATAATAACGGCTTTCACCTTTGACCATGACTTCGAAATATATGGCTTCTATAGAGTCCCCTGA
- a CDS encoding DUF234 domain-containing protein, whose translation MRLGFVERELPVGRKEKRGLYRIADAMLLTWFSIVYPNRGAIEAGIISWEDVEDDLQRVFSLRFEEVAKEFIVKLNRAKKLPFKFTKIGRWWHKSEEIDIVALKEREKKALFIGVKWKDLTRKEAKGILKDLERKSKLIGVEGWEKFYGLVAKRIRGKGELREERWLVWDLDDFKKTILN comes from the coding sequence ATGAGGCTTGGCTTCGTGGAGAGGGAGCTCCCCGTGGGCAGGAAGGAGAAGAGGGGCCTCTACAGGATAGCAGATGCAATGCTCCTGACATGGTTCTCAATCGTCTACCCGAATAGGGGTGCTATTGAAGCCGGAATAATTTCCTGGGAGGACGTTGAAGATGATCTTCAGAGGGTTTTCTCACTCCGGTTTGAGGAAGTTGCCAAGGAGTTCATTGTTAAGCTAAACAGGGCCAAAAAACTGCCCTTCAAGTTTACTAAGATTGGAAGGTGGTGGCACAAAAGTGAGGAGATCGATATAGTTGCATTAAAGGAGAGGGAGAAGAAGGCTCTGTTCATTGGGGTCAAGTGGAAGGATCTAACCAGAAAGGAAGCGAAAGGGATATTAAAAGATCTAGAGAGGAAGAGCAAACTCATAGGAGTGGAGGGATGGGAGAAGTTTTACGGTTTAGTTGCCAAGAGAATAAGAGGAAAGGGAGAATTAAGGGAGGAGAGGTGGCTAGTGTGGGACTTAGATGACTTTAAGAAGACCATTTTAAATTAA
- a CDS encoding ATP-binding protein → MKSRKFVNRENELETLNRLYGEDGFKLILVTGRRRIGKSRLVQEFIKDKDAIAVQFEKRVWKYNLRKFNVAISEYFNIPTPNFSTFYDAFKFIASQTKKRLIVFLDEFSYLLRYSDIEAEFQSIVDEVLQNSNLMLILSASSVRRSFFEYSAPLYGRSDAVINLQPLRFRHIFEWFPGISPEDAVKIYSVTSGIPRYLEFFRGNKVEKEIIENFFNPNSFLFREAKELLEEELREPETYYTILEAVAKGKTRVNEIAQYSFIEPKNTARYLRILEDIGILKREFPVCRKAKRGIYRFKDLYFAFWFRFVAPHFEEIESGFNEGAIEDFKAEFNDYLGFAFEEIARQVLIDLSREGKLPFRITKIGRWWHKGEEIDIVALNERERKVLFVEVKWKDLSGKEAERILKDLKRKSELLKLEGWEKHYGIMARRIEEKVGLALSII, encoded by the coding sequence ATGAAGAGTCGAAAATTCGTCAATAGGGAGAACGAACTTGAAACGCTGAACAGGCTGTATGGAGAGGACGGTTTTAAGCTGATTCTGGTTACTGGAAGGAGGAGAATAGGGAAGAGTAGGCTAGTTCAGGAGTTCATAAAGGATAAAGACGCTATCGCAGTCCAATTTGAGAAAAGAGTTTGGAAGTACAACCTTAGAAAATTTAACGTCGCGATAAGCGAATACTTCAACATCCCAACCCCAAACTTTTCCACATTCTACGACGCTTTTAAGTTCATAGCATCCCAAACTAAGAAAAGGCTAATAGTATTCTTGGATGAGTTCTCTTATCTCCTTAGGTATTCAGACATCGAAGCAGAATTCCAGAGCATAGTTGACGAGGTGTTGCAGAACTCAAATTTAATGCTAATACTTTCAGCTTCCTCTGTTAGGAGAAGTTTCTTCGAGTATTCCGCTCCACTCTACGGCAGGAGCGACGCGGTTATTAACCTTCAACCTTTAAGATTCAGGCATATATTCGAGTGGTTTCCTGGGATAAGCCCCGAAGATGCGGTCAAAATATACTCGGTGACTTCAGGAATACCTCGCTACCTGGAGTTCTTTAGGGGAAACAAAGTAGAGAAAGAAATAATTGAAAACTTCTTCAATCCAAATTCTTTCCTGTTTAGAGAGGCAAAAGAGCTTTTAGAGGAGGAATTGAGGGAGCCTGAAACCTATTACACGATACTTGAGGCGGTCGCAAAGGGGAAAACTAGGGTCAATGAAATCGCCCAGTACTCCTTTATTGAGCCAAAGAACACCGCGAGGTACCTTAGGATACTTGAGGACATTGGAATACTGAAGAGGGAATTCCCAGTATGCAGGAAGGCGAAGAGGGGAATATACAGGTTCAAGGATCTTTACTTCGCCTTCTGGTTCCGGTTCGTCGCTCCCCATTTTGAGGAAATAGAGAGTGGGTTCAATGAAGGTGCGATCGAGGACTTTAAGGCTGAGTTTAATGATTACCTGGGCTTTGCGTTTGAAGAGATAGCGAGGCAGGTTTTGATAGACCTAAGCAGGGAAGGAAAGTTGCCCTTCCGCATAACGAAGATTGGTAGGTGGTGGCATAAGGGGGAGGAGATAGATATAGTTGCCCTAAACGAAAGGGAGAGGAAAGTCCTCTTTGTAGAGGTGAAGTGGAAGGACTTAAGCGGGAAAGAAGCAGAGAGAATCCTAAAGGACCTAAAGAGGAAGTCCGAGCTATTAAAGCTTGAGGGCTGGGAGAAGCACTACGGAATAATGGCGAGGAGGATAGAGGAAAAGGTTGGACTTGCATTATCAATCATTTAA